The Myxococcota bacterium genome includes the window CAGCTTTCCCGCCACGGACTTCGCCATGTCCACGAAGCGGGCCTGGGTTTGAATCAGACTGGCGTCGAACCGAGCGCTGTCCCACAGCTCGATCTTGGGTCCGACTCCGGCTACGGTGACTTCGCGATCGAGGCCCGCGTACTCCCGCAGATGCGGCGGCACGAGGATTCGACCTTGCTTGTCCACCGGACATTCCGTGGCTCCCGAGACCAGCATCCGGGCGTAGTCCTGCGCTTCCGGATCGACGGTGGCGATGCCCACGATGCTCTCTTCGAAGGCCTGCCAGTCCTCGTAGGGATAGAGGTCGAGGCACTGGTGCGCGTTGGTCAGGATCGGCGGACGATCGCTGCGCCGCTCGAGCTCCTGCCGGAACGTGGCCGGCAGGCTCATGCGGTTCTTGGAATCGATCGTATGCACGTGGCGGCCTCGGAACATCAGCTTGCGTGGGAACCGTCCTGGGGTCCGCGGGAGTCATCGACTTAGCGATACCACTCAGTGCCCTCGGACTGCTCTCTTGTACCACCCGGTCCCACCCGGTGCAAGAACTTTTTTTGTTCTTGGGCATTTCCGTGCGAAGTTGCGAGTCGCATACAAGATCTCGCGGTTGAGTCCACGCGCAGACACAAGATCCGGGGGGCTCGAGCGCCGTTCCGCGACGCTGGATTTCGGCCGGAATCGAGAAATTTCGAGGCCCCGAGGGCGATGGGATCTCGCACCCCGCGGATCCGGGGAGCGGCGGCCCATGCCACCCCATTCCCGGGTGCGGGGGGCCGGTTCCCCCCGGCTCGGGAGGCCTAGCCGGCCAGCAGATCGCCGGCGTGGACGTCCCGCGACTGCTGGACCAGCCGGGCGAGCACGCTCTCGGCCGGGGCCGCAACGGCCGCGGGCAGGGCCGGCGCTGCGGACAGGATTCCGGAGAGGACGGCGTCCATGCCCTCGCGGAGTCCGAGCAGCGAGTAGCCCCCTTCGAGCACGAAGAGCAGCCGGCCGCCGCAGAGCTCGTCGGCGAGGCCCCGGACCCAGGCCGTGAGCGCGGCGAAGCCCGACTGGGTGACCCGCATGGCAGCGAGCGGATCGTCCTCGTGGGCGTCGAAGCCGCAGGACACGATCCAGTAGTCGGGGGCGAAGGCACGCGCAGCGGGCTCGAGAACCTGCTGGAAGAGGCCCAGGTACTCGGCGTCGCCGCAGCCCGCCGGCAACGGCAGGTTCAGCGTGCGGCCTTCGCCGCGGCCGACACCGACTTCTCCGGCCGAACCGGTGCCCGGGTAGTACGGGAACTGGTGGGTCGAGACGTAGAGCACCGACGGGTCGGTCTCGAAACTGTGCTGGGTGCCGTTCCCGTGGTGCACGTCCCAGTCGAGGAGCAGCACCTTCTCGACGCCGGCCTGCTGCTGGACCGCTCGCGCCGCGATCGCGGCGTTGTTGAGCAGGCAGAAGCCCATCGCACGATCGGACTCGGCGTGGTGCCCGGGCGGGCGCACGGCGGCGAAGCCGCAATCGATCTCACGGGTCGCCACGCGCACCGCGAGCTCCACACTCGCACCGGCCGCGAGCAGCGCGACCTCATGGCTCGCC containing:
- the mraZ gene encoding division/cell wall cluster transcriptional repressor MraZ is translated as MFRGRHVHTIDSKNRMSLPATFRQELERRSDRPPILTNAHQCLDLYPYEDWQAFEESIVGIATVDPEAQDYARMLVSGATECPVDKQGRILVPPHLREYAGLDREVTVAGVGPKIELWDSARFDASLIQTQARFVDMAKSVAGKLGS
- a CDS encoding histone deacetylase, which translates into the protein MNAQRRVEIVTDARFRDHRGPERHPERPERLEAIDAALAAREGAFVRRAPRPAQPEEILAIHRREHLDLIEQAARAGADRLDPDTYCSPASHEVALLAAGASVELAVRVATREIDCGFAAVRPPGHHAESDRAMGFCLLNNAAIAARAVQQQAGVEKVLLLDWDVHHGNGTQHSFETDPSVLYVSTHQFPYYPGTGSAGEVGVGRGEGRTLNLPLPAGCGDAEYLGLFQQVLEPAARAFAPDYWIVSCGFDAHEDDPLAAMRVTQSGFAALTAWVRGLADELCGGRLLFVLEGGYSLLGLREGMDAVLSGILSAAPALPAAVAAPAESVLARLVQQSRDVHAGDLLAG